In Vespula vulgaris chromosome 7, iyVesVulg1.1, whole genome shotgun sequence, a single window of DNA contains:
- the LOC127065386 gene encoding probable rRNA-processing protein EBP2 homolog, with translation MVNTSESDSEVNSSDEELQEALASGLLKPGLNAIIETNKREHKNNVTLMKKKLEEIKLNLPWIERLDMVNALAPLAPELALQMQEQEIRRAKQLQGNKKLPQFTPSEDPVLNDFRRETMFHRQAQGAVVDAIARIKKLGIPAIRPDDYFAEMAKTDNHMQKIRENLMKKQMIAQRSEKVRQMRQQRKISKQMQVEATLKKHAEKRKMLEEVKKYRKGIRQDLDFLEDKKKPQYKSGNRKLDPKVQAKIKMKNAKYGYGGKKRDSKRNTKSSSADVSEYRKPQKPGQGRKGKGGKTKQQRPGKNRRIQMKARKK, from the exons ACCTGGTCTCAATGCTATCATTGAAACGAACAAAAGAGAACACAAGAATAATGTA ACtttgatgaagaagaaattagaagaaataaaattaaatttgccCTGGATAGAGAGATTGGATATGGTCAATGCTTTGGCACCATTAGCGCCAGAGTTGGCGCTTCAAATGCAAGAACAAGAAATAAGACGTGCCAAACAGTtacaaggaaataaaaaattacctCAATTTACTCCGTCAGAAGATCCtgttttaaatgattttcgtAGAGAAACAATGTTTCATCGGCAAGCACAAGGTGCTGTTGTTGATGCCATAGCAAGAATAAAGAAACTTGGTATCCCAGCTATTAGACCAGATGATTATTTTGCAGAAATGGCTAAAACTGATAATCATATGcaaaaaattagagaaaatcTGATGAAAAAGCAAATGATTGCACAAAGGTCAGAAAAAGTAAGACAGATGAGACAGCAAAGAAAGATAAGCAAACAGATGCAAGTAGAAGCAACTTTGAAGAAACATgcggagaagagaaaaatgttggaagaggtaaaaaaatatcgtaaaggTATAAGACAAGATTTAGACTTTttagaagataagaaaaaaccTCAATATAAGTCAGGTAATAGAAAGTTAGATCCAAAGGTTCAAGCTAAGATTAAGATGAAAAATGCTAAGTACGGTTATGGCGGTAAAAAGCGTGATAGTAAGAGGAATACCAAATCTAGTTCAGCGGATGTTTCCGAATACCGAAAACCACAAAAACCAGGACAGGGACGTAAGGGTAAAGGTGGAAAGACAAAACAGCAAAGGCCTGGTAAAAATCGTAGAATACAGATGAAAGctaggaaaaaataa